The genomic DNA AAGCTAGATATATATAAAAATGATAAAAATCAATACTTCTCTGCTTTAAGTAAAAAACAAGTATTTGATTTAATCCTAGTAACAACAAATGAGGATGTTAGAGTATCAGAGTCTTTTTGGATAGACGATAGTGATTTCAATATAGATGAAAATCATTTTTTTGCATCTGTAGAGGATTGTATTAATTCCTCCTTGGAAATTATATCCAAACAAGCAAAAGAATTTACCTACTACTCAAACGAATAATCTCACTCTAATCCTTATCCTGTTTTCAAATACAAATAAGATAAGAAATCAATATTACAATGATTTTGATAGAAGTGATTACTAACTGTTTTGATTTACGGATAAATTAAGATTGAAAAATTAATCAATAAAAAAATACAGACAGCCCAAAATCCCATTTTGTACACCAAATATTGGTTGAATAAAGAAAAGATATAGTGAAACAAAAATGTGTTCTAAAAGCTATCATGATAATGACCCATACACTCCATCATTAGATTCTCAATGTGTGAGAAATGGTCTATCCTTATTTTTGGGTAAAATCAATTAGTTGGCTTGTAAATTCTCAGTCAATTCGTATCACTAAGAATTTTTAAATTATCTTTGAAAATATTCTCTATAGAAAGATTTTTTAGAAATTCTAATATTTCTTGCGAAATAACAACCTGTGAGTTTTTTAATAGTGAAACACACCCTCTAAGCTAACGCTATAGGGTGAGCTTCGTGCGACTCATATAGATTTTCATCTATACCTTTCGTTACAACACTATAGCCTAATGGTATTGTTGTAGGAGAACTCTTGACACACATCACAGTCTCTGCGATATCGGCTAAGGCTAATTATAACAAATACACAAATAATTAAAAATAACAAAGACTATTATAGTTCTTTGAACTACTTGCTATCCATCTCCAACTATAGCATCAGCTTAGGTGGATAATTCCGCAGTGTTCGTTAAAAAAAGTTTTTTCTCAAACATATTTCCACCAATCAGTATATTTATGTGTAAGAGTTTTTTTGCTGAATCAATCTGGTGTCGTCTGCATTAGGCTGATATTTTATGTTAGATATTAACGATAAGTTATGAACTAATTTATTATGAAATAATACATTTAATGCATAAGGTTAAAAAACTATTTTGGAAGGGGAATTGATTTAATCAACCTCAAAAATCAAAACATGTCAACACAAGATAGAGGATTTTGAGATATTTCTAAAATCAATGGTATATTTAAAATTAACCGAAATAGAATTCTTAAAAACTGAAATTCAGGACAAAATTATTAAAGAGATTAATATATGTTACGCATGAATAATAAGATTAATTAGGAGTTATCAAGAGCACCTACACAAAATATTGTTAAAACAGAGTACTAAAAAAATGATAATTTAAAAATAATTAAAAATGTTAATATTCAATCAATATTATGGGCTTATGTAGGTAAGAAAATACACAACCAATTAAAACAAAAGGCTCTGGACGAAAATAGATCTATTAACGGATTAATTATCAGATTAATTAAAAAAACTTAATATTAAAGACAGAATGTGGGTTTAAAGCGAATGTGATAAACATACTAGGTGGCAGTATAGACCTATCCTCATTGTGAATTTCCATCCTGCATGGATGGGGGTATAAAGTGTCACCACGAAGCGGTTAGATCGCCTTTCAGTATTTACTTAAAACTTCGGTAAATCAGTCTAATAATTAAAGGAGTCAAATGGAGATTCTGCTATTAACCCACTTTAGTGGGTGGGGGTTGTTTTTTCGGCTAAAAAAAGTTTGGCTTAATAGCCTGGGTCAGTTATAAACTTCTAACTTTTATATCAAATCGTATTTTTTTGTAGTAAGTCATCTTTTTCCTTATCTATGGCAAAAAAAATCGTTATTAATTTGTTTAATGGAAATTAAATATATGGTCTCGTTTTTTTTGTTCTAACCAATTTTCCACCCATATTTTTGTTCAACTAAATTTCCTGTGAATGTCGGTAGATCTTTTTGTGATTTATCCACAAAAAATTACCTACTTTAGAATTTTCAATATTTTCAATATTATTAATGGGTTAACCCTTTTAATTTTAAGGGTTAAACTTAGACTGAATGTGACTAAAATATTAGGTAAACCTACAGTATAAATTACGACAAGATATTGTATAATGGTTACAGCATATGATTAAACGTCCTAAAACCTATATAGGTGTCTCGATGAAAAAAGAAAATAAATTAGAGCCATATACTTATCATAGTTCACAAATAGAAAATGCGGTACAGTCAAACTCCATTGTTCGTTCTGCTCAAGGGCTAACTATTGTGGAGAAACGTATTTTGTTAATGGCAATAGCAAAGACAAAAGGCTCAATAACAACACTAGAAATCCATGCTGAAGATTATGCTGAAACTTTTGACTTAGATGTTGCGGTGGCCTATACAGAGCTTAAAAAAGCATCGCTAGGATTTATGAAAAAACAATTCACACTAACAACCAATGAAGAATACAAAAACAAAATAAGAGAGGTTAAAACAACCTATAATTGGTTGTCATATGTGAAATATATCAAGGATAGTGGCATCCTAGAAATAAAGTTCAACTCAGATATCTACCCTATGTTATTTGAGTTGACTGGAAATTTCACGAAATATCAATTGAAACAAGCCTCCGCATTAAGATCAATTTACTCCGTCAGGTTATTAGAAATGTTTGAAAGCGTTGTTCAATCAAATGTGATACATAAAGACAAACAAGGAAATACAACGTCTACAACAAAAAGAGATGGTGGTTGTCTAAAAATCCATATTGATGACTTCAATCATGCCATGGAAACACCCCGAAGCTACCGAGAGAGTTTTAAAGACCTTAAAAGGCGGATTATTGAACCTGTTATCAAAGAGTTAGAGGAAAAATACGATTGGAAAATAGAATACCGCATGATCAAGAATGGTAGGAAAGTAGCCATGTTGGAGTTTGAATTCTCCCGAAATATTCAAGGTAGATTGTTTTAAATCAAATGTAGCATTCTTTTTTTTGATCAAATAAGCCCCCCTTATTATAGAAAATAATAAGAATTATGAATTGTTTTTTTTATGATCTATTTAAATTTTGTTATTTGTGTTTGGCTTTGGTGGGTAGAACAATTGACTTTTATGGTAAGAAGGATATTAAATACTTTTACAACTTTTTCCAGGAGAATAAAAACTAGAGCCACCATCACATCCATCATCACTACCAGACGCTCCTGGAGACAAAAAACCACTACCACCATTTACACCATCACCAGATTTTTTCGAATGTTTTTCACTCAGAGCACTAGCACTATTTTGCTCTATTTTCGAATTGATACTTTTTTTTACACTGTTTCCTTCATTTGTCATGCATCTCATCGATGAAAAATAAAGAAAAATAAAACAAAACCATTACAACCATAGATGTTTTTTTTGAAAAAATGAATCATATAAAAATCCAATAATAAAAGTTAATGAGTATTGCCACCATTCTTATGGCTCAAAAACTTAGTTAAATTATATTATAACATTTTTAGTTTGATAAAAAATTAATCCATACGAAAAGAATCAAATAGTTATAGAAAATTATTAATTGATCATCTTTTCTGCAAGTAATAACTAACAAACCTAACATGGCATATATTTTATTGTGAGATGTTTTAAATTTAATTAAAAATTTGCCACTACTTTGTCCAGTATATCATTTTACAGTGCTTATTTTATCCTTTAATAATAATGACTCTATTTCCAACTGATTGTTCCTGCAAATTTTTTTTCAAGAGGTTTTTTGTCAATTCTAGTTATTGTGTCAATAGTTTGATCTCTATTTCTTATTTTATTACTATGGTATTTTCTTTACCTCAACTTCTATAGATTTTGTTTATCTCTTGATCTATATTAAATAGATACTCAGGAAGTGGTTAAATTTTAATTATTTTTTATATTTTTATAACATCAATTCTGAATTTGAACTAACTTTATATGTGTTTGTAACTATAGCCACGCCGTAAACAGCGATGCTTCCCACTTCTTAGGCAATAGCTTATTAGAGATTCTATATACGTCTGTAACATGAATATAACTTCATTTCTGATATCGATGGACGCATTAATATCGCTACATTATGTTTGTACTTAAAGAGTACTTCCTAGTTGATAAATCTGGTTTATTTATATAGTGATTTTTAAGTCTTTTTGGTTATCTTTTTTCTAAATCATTTAACAGTTTTACAATGGATTTTCCGATTGCGATTGCAAAATTGACTGGTACGGCGTTTCCAATTTGTTTATAAATCTGTGTCATTGTTCCTTTAAAAATCCAGTCATCAGGGAAAGTTTGAATCCTTGCATACTCCCTTGTTGTTAAAGGTCTGTTTTCACTTGGATGGCAACGTTCAGTTTGCTTCTGTGCTGGTGCACAGGTTAAAGTAAGAGATGGTTTATCCCAAGATAAACGTCTAGCCATTCCTGTTTTACCACCACCTAAATAAAAACTACCTTTCATATATTCCATTTGTAATTCCAATGGGAGATCTCGCCAGTATCCCCCCTCAGGTACACAAGACATAATTTCTTCTTTTCGTACTGGGTATTTTTGCCCTGGAGAATCTGGAACATTTGAATCATATAAAATTCCTTTTTTCAAAGCATCTCTCACGGTGACAATTTTTTTAAAATATGATGGCCGTTCGAATTTTGCTTTGTCAGCTAACTCATTTCTAACACCAATTAGAATAAATCGTTCTCGTTTTTGAGGAACTTTATACATCATTGTTTTATAAACATGCTTTTCAATTATTGAATATCCCAATTCTTTGATAAATTCGATGATTATCAATAGTGTTTTTCCACCATTATCACTTTCTAGACCTTTTACGTTTTCAATAAGGAAAACCTTAGGTCTAATTTCTTGAATTGCTCTAAGCATTTGAAAAACAAGTGTTCCACGAATATCATATAGCCCTAACTTTTTCCCTGCGTAAGAAAAAGGCTGGCATGGAAAACCACCAGTCAACAAATCGACATTATCTTTAAATTTTGTAAAATCAATATTGCAAATATCTTCATGAATTACATTCCAATGGGGTCTGTTCGTTTTAAGAGTGTCACAAGGAGCTTTTTCAAGCTCATTTAACATTAATGATTTAAAACCAGCTTTTTCCAAACCAAGAGCTAACCCACCTCCACCAGCAAAAAGTTCAATTAGGCTATAATCTCTAATTGGTTTAATAGATATTTGTTCATCCCATGTAGAATTGAACATTTGATTAAACTCATGGAATACTTCTAATTGTTTTCTTGTATAGGGTTTTTGATATTTATCTGGGTTAAGTTCTGGCACAAGCTTACCGTTATTAACCCAACTAATAACATTACGCTTTGATACTGAAAGAACATCAGCAATAGTTTCTGCTGAGAAAAATAAATCCATTTAAGGAAACCTTTACTTTATAGCCGATGTAAGTAATTATACAATTTTTACAATACCAGGCTCTGTACTTTTTATGGAATAAAACAATGATATTTATCCGCAGAGAAATTAAGGAAATTATTATTTCATTAGTCAAAGAAACTCTTAGTACAGAGAGTAGCAAAAAAGATCTCAGACAAAATACAATTGATGTATTTTCTCAAGTACTCGAATGTACAATTTTAGATCTTTCAAAAGATGAGTGGGAGGAAAGAGAACTCACAAGGCAAACGCAAAAAACCTTACAAAACAAAGTTGGAGAATTACATCAGAAGATTTTAGGTACTATTGATGGTATACAGGATTTAGGAGTTGGTAAGATTATTGATTTGAAAGGTTCTAATTTTATTGCCGAAATAAAAAATAAACACAATACAACCAAAGGAAATCATAAAGTAGCAATTTATGATGACTTAGAACAATCTTTATCATCTGCTGATGAAAATACAATTGGGTATTATGTTGAGATTTTACCACCTAATGGTAAACTTTATGACAAACCATTTATACCATCAGATAATAAAACTAATTCTAGACGACCTGAGAATGACAGAATCAGACAAATTGATGGGAAAACTTTTTATGAAAAAGTTACAGGAAATCCAAGTGCCTTAGAGGAATTATATAAAATGTTACCTGGAATAACTGCTGAAATTATTAAAGAGGAATTTGGACAAGAAAGAGATATCTCGAAGGTAGTTGCTCAAGATGAATTCGATTTTATTTACAAAAATAACAGAGTAAATGAATATGTTAATCAACAACCAGAACCAAAAATTGAGTTATCTCAGGCTTAAAAAATTGAGAACTCTCTTAATTCACAGCACACTAATCTTCTAATAAAGGATATTGAAATTAAAGAATTAATGAAAAATCTTCCTGATCATACTTTTACACCAAATGACAAACAGAAATATTTCAATTTTTTAAAAAAGATTGGGACTTGGAACAAGGATAAAGGTAATGCTTTCGAGATAGATTTAGAATATCGAGGTCTTGTGGTCGAGAAATTAAAAACTGCCGATATCACTAAGGATAAGTATGCGGAATTAAAAATTGCCCTCTCCAAGTATTTTAAAGAGAGTTTATCTGACTATTTGGATAAGAAAATAGAGAGAGATAAAATTATAATGAATAAAATATTTGCTAAAAAACAAGATATTGAGAAATAAATTAGTTGATTTATTATTGGTGTAATTTACCATTCTTTCTATAAAGCCCCATGATTCATGGATGGGTATGATAGCAATAATTTTAAGAGAGAAAAAGGGAAAAAATTAGTGATTAGTGAGCAAAATATCTCTCATTTTCCTATATTTGCATTCTTGCATATAGATGTTAGTCTCAACAAATTTAATTTTGTTTTAGTACGGTAGGTGAATTTCCCACAAGGCAAATGTAAAACTCAAAGGGCTCAATGAAAATATCCAAATTGCCTGTATCAAATAATAAGTCTCGATTACAATAGATTTTTAATATTATGTTTTATTATATTTTTATGTTTTATTATATTTCTACCTTTTGTTTTCAACCATCACTCAACTTCAATATTAAAAAACGCAAGGCTAATTGTTGAGGTGTAATTGTGTCTTGACAATTGCTTGCCAACATGGATTTACCACTAAGTGACCAAATTGACGCCGCATTCCCTCTCTTAGGCGTTAGCCAAGAGAAGGGTCAAGGCGTCCTTGATTTTTTCTTTTTTCTAGTATGTTCAACCGTTCCTTGTTTTTCAACATAAGCTTTTACTACCTCTAATGTAGCTCCTCCTACCGAAGAAACAAGATAAGCACGATGCCAGAACACAGGCTTCCAATAGAATTGGCCTAAATGTTCGGCAAATCGGTTCCTAACACGACGAGAACTTGCTGTCTTTAGGTTATTAATCAATGTCGATAGATTAAGAGCAGGATGGATACTAATCAACATATGAACGTGATCAGGCTCTCCCCCGAATTCGATTAACTCACAACGCCAAGCCATAAGGATTTGAGCAAAGGTTTCTTTTAAGTAATCAAGTAAGTTATGAGTAAGTACTTTACGCCTGTATTTGGTAACAAAGACGACATGTAACTTAATATTATAAACAGCATGTGAGCTTGATCTATTATCCATTTTTTTTATGTTACTT from Neisseriaceae bacterium includes the following:
- a CDS encoding Eco47II family restriction endonuclease is translated as MIFIRREIKEIIISLVKETLSTESSKKDLRQNTIDVFSQVLECTILDLSKDEWEERELTRQTQKTLQNKVGELHQKILGTIDGIQDLGVGKIIDLKGSNFIAEIKNKHNTTKGNHKVAIYDDLEQSLSSADENTIGYYVEILPPNGKLYDKPFIPSDNKTNSRRPENDRIRQIDGKTFYEKVTGNPSALEELYKMLPGITAEIIKEEFGQERDISKVVAQDEFDFIYKNNRVNEYVNQQPEPKIELSQA
- the tnpA gene encoding IS200/IS605 family transposase; its protein translation is MDNRSSSHAVYNIKLHVVFVTKYRRKVLTHNLLDYLKETFAQILMAWRCELIEFGGEPDHVHMLISIHPALNLSTLINNLKTASSRRVRNRFAEHLGQFYWKPVFWHRAYLVSSVGGATLEVVKAYVEKQGTVEHTRKKKKSRTP
- a CDS encoding RepB family plasmid replication initiator protein gives rise to the protein MIKRPKTYIGVSMKKENKLEPYTYHSSQIENAVQSNSIVRSAQGLTIVEKRILLMAIAKTKGSITTLEIHAEDYAETFDLDVAVAYTELKKASLGFMKKQFTLTTNEEYKNKIREVKTTYNWLSYVKYIKDSGILEIKFNSDIYPMLFELTGNFTKYQLKQASALRSIYSVRLLEMFESVVQSNVIHKDKQGNTTSTTKRDGGCLKIHIDDFNHAMETPRSYRESFKDLKRRIIEPVIKELEEKYDWKIEYRMIKNGRKVAMLEFEFSRNIQGRLF
- the dcm gene encoding DNA (cytosine-5-)-methyltransferase yields the protein MDLFFSAETIADVLSVSKRNVISWVNNGKLVPELNPDKYQKPYTRKQLEVFHEFNQMFNSTWDEQISIKPIRDYSLIELFAGGGGLALGLEKAGFKSLMLNELEKAPCDTLKTNRPHWNVIHEDICNIDFTKFKDNVDLLTGGFPCQPFSYAGKKLGLYDIRGTLVFQMLRAIQEIRPKVFLIENVKGLESDNGGKTLLIIIEFIKELGYSIIEKHVYKTMMYKVPQKRERFILIGVRNELADKAKFERPSYFKKIVTVRDALKKGILYDSNVPDSPGQKYPVRKEEIMSCVPEGGYWRDLPLELQMEYMKGSFYLGGGKTGMARRLSWDKPSLTLTCAPAQKQTERCHPSENRPLTTREYARIQTFPDDWIFKGTMTQIYKQIGNAVPVNFAIAIGKSIVKLLNDLEKR